One Mesorhizobium loti genomic window carries:
- a CDS encoding excinuclease ABC subunit C, with protein sequence MSPLDHKNKGRGGADDLPPEIDLEDEALEEIVEPAGPDVAFTAIDWTPHAGDAEGMVGAEVIQTLVKRLPNAPGVYRMMNAAGDVLYVGKARSLKKRVTNYAQGRFHTNRIGRMVRETSTMEFVVTRTEIEALLLEANLIKRLRPRFNVLMRDDKSFPYILLTGDHVSPGIYKHRGARSRKGDYFGPFASAGAVGRTINSLQRAFLLRSCTNSFYENRTRPCLLYQIKRCAGPCTGEISHEGYAELVAEAKDFLSGRSQKVKTEISAAMQQASEDLDFERAAIYRDRLAALSHVQSHQGINPATVDEADVFAIHQEGGQVCIQVFFFRTGQNWGNRAYFPKADPALEGAEVLGSFLAQFYDDKPTPRAIFLSQTVEDQELLAEALSTRAGRKVAISVPQRGEKKDLTDNALQNAREALGRRLAETSTQGRLLAGFAETFGLAKPPVRIEVYDNSHIMGTNAVGAMVVAGPEGFVKNQYRKFNIRSTEITPGDDFGMMREVMERRFSRLLKEHGDVAVADDAAAGEAADDIEDDVSGSFPAWPDVILIDGGQGQMTAVRKILSDLGIEDRVVAIGIAKGQDRDAGRERFFVKGKDSFSLPVRDPVLYFVQRLRDEVHRFAIGSHRARRKKEMVKSPLDEIAGIGPGRKRALLLAFGTAKAVSRAAIEDLRKVDGISEQIAKLVYNHFHES encoded by the coding sequence ATGAGTCCTCTCGATCACAAGAACAAGGGGCGCGGCGGCGCCGATGATCTGCCTCCCGAAATTGACCTCGAGGATGAGGCGCTGGAGGAGATCGTCGAACCGGCCGGCCCGGATGTTGCCTTCACAGCCATCGACTGGACGCCGCATGCCGGCGATGCCGAAGGCATGGTCGGTGCCGAGGTGATCCAGACGCTGGTCAAGCGGCTGCCCAACGCGCCCGGCGTCTACCGCATGATGAACGCCGCCGGCGACGTGCTCTATGTCGGCAAGGCGCGCAGCCTGAAGAAGCGCGTCACCAATTACGCGCAAGGCCGGTTCCACACCAACCGCATCGGCCGCATGGTGCGCGAGACGTCGACGATGGAGTTCGTCGTCACCCGCACCGAGATCGAAGCGCTGCTGCTCGAAGCCAATCTTATCAAGCGCTTGCGGCCGCGATTCAATGTGCTGATGCGGGACGACAAGTCGTTCCCCTATATTCTCCTGACCGGCGACCACGTGTCGCCCGGCATCTACAAGCATCGCGGCGCGCGGTCGCGCAAGGGCGACTATTTCGGCCCCTTTGCCTCGGCCGGCGCCGTCGGCCGCACCATCAATTCGCTGCAGCGGGCCTTCCTGCTGCGCAGCTGCACAAATTCTTTCTACGAGAACCGCACGCGGCCGTGCCTGCTCTACCAGATCAAGCGCTGCGCCGGCCCCTGCACCGGCGAAATCTCGCATGAGGGCTATGCGGAACTGGTCGCCGAGGCGAAGGATTTTCTGTCCGGCCGCAGCCAGAAGGTGAAGACCGAGATTTCGGCCGCCATGCAGCAGGCGTCTGAAGACCTCGATTTCGAACGCGCCGCCATCTATCGCGACCGGCTGGCGGCCCTGTCGCATGTGCAGAGCCATCAGGGCATCAACCCTGCGACCGTCGACGAGGCCGATGTCTTCGCCATCCATCAGGAAGGCGGCCAGGTCTGCATCCAGGTATTCTTCTTCCGCACCGGCCAGAACTGGGGCAACCGCGCCTATTTCCCCAAGGCCGATCCGGCGCTGGAGGGAGCGGAAGTGCTGGGCTCGTTCCTCGCGCAGTTCTATGACGACAAGCCGACGCCGCGTGCCATTTTCCTGTCGCAAACCGTAGAGGACCAGGAATTGCTGGCCGAGGCGCTGTCCACCCGGGCTGGCCGCAAGGTGGCGATCTCGGTGCCGCAGCGCGGCGAGAAGAAGGACCTGACCGACAATGCCCTGCAGAACGCCCGTGAGGCGTTGGGCCGCAGGCTGGCCGAAACCTCGACGCAAGGGCGGTTGCTTGCCGGTTTCGCCGAGACCTTCGGCCTGGCCAAGCCGCCGGTGCGCATCGAGGTCTACGACAACTCGCACATTATGGGCACCAATGCGGTCGGCGCCATGGTCGTGGCGGGACCGGAAGGGTTTGTCAAAAACCAGTACCGGAAATTCAACATCCGCTCGACCGAAATCACGCCAGGCGACGATTTCGGCATGATGCGCGAGGTGATGGAGCGGCGTTTTTCGCGATTGCTCAAGGAGCATGGCGATGTTGCCGTGGCCGACGATGCGGCAGCGGGCGAGGCGGCCGATGATATCGAAGACGATGTCTCCGGCAGCTTCCCGGCCTGGCCCGACGTCATCCTGATCGATGGCGGCCAGGGTCAGATGACGGCGGTGCGCAAGATTCTCTCGGATCTCGGCATCGAGGACCGCGTCGTGGCGATCGGCATCGCCAAGGGGCAGGACCGCGATGCCGGCCGCGAGCGCTTTTTCGTCAAGGGCAAGGACTCGTTCTCACTGCCGGTGCGCGATCCCGTGCTCTATTTCGTCCAGCGCCTGCGCGATGAGGTCCATCGCTTCGCCATCGGCTCGCACCGGGCGCGGCGCAAGAAGGAGATGGTCAAGAGCCCGCTTGACGAGATCGCCGGCATCGGCCCCGGCCGTAAGCGCGCGCTGCTGTTGGCATTCGGCACCGCCAAGGCGGTCAGCCGCGCTGCGATCGAGGATTTAAGGAAAGTCGACGGCATTTCCGAACAGATCGCCAAACTGGTCTACAATCATTTCCACGAAAGTTAG
- a CDS encoding CDP-diacylglycerol--glycerol-3-phosphate3-phosphatidyltransferase, whose amino-acid sequence MAQRAFNLPNMLTYARIIAVPLVVLCFFLEGHLKSSDFARWSALVIFLLASITDYFDGYFARAWQQTSNIGKMLDPIADKLLVATCLLLLAADTDRHAGIAGWSLWAAIIILCREILVSGLREYLAALKVSVPVTQLAKWKTTIQMVAIAFLLAGPAGDKIFPLTTQTGLVLLWIAALVTLYTGYDYFRAGLKHIMDE is encoded by the coding sequence ATGGCCCAGCGCGCGTTCAACCTGCCCAACATGCTGACCTACGCCCGCATCATCGCGGTGCCGCTGGTGGTGCTGTGCTTTTTTCTTGAAGGCCATCTGAAATCGAGCGACTTCGCCCGCTGGTCGGCGCTGGTCATTTTCCTGCTGGCGTCCATCACCGATTATTTCGATGGCTATTTTGCCCGCGCCTGGCAGCAGACCTCCAACATCGGCAAGATGCTCGATCCGATCGCCGACAAGCTGCTGGTCGCCACCTGCCTTTTGCTGCTCGCGGCCGACACCGACCGCCACGCCGGCATTGCCGGCTGGTCGCTGTGGGCGGCGATCATCATCCTGTGCCGCGAAATCCTGGTTTCGGGCCTGCGTGAATATCTGGCGGCGCTCAAGGTCTCGGTGCCGGTGACGCAGCTTGCCAAGTGGAAGACCACCATCCAGATGGTCGCCATCGCCTTCCTGCTGGCGGGGCCGGCCGGTGACAAGATCTTCCCGCTGACCACGCAGACCGGCCTGGTGCTGCTGTGGATCGCGGCACTCGTCACGCTCTATACCGGCTACGACTATTTCCGCGCCGGCCTCAAGCACATTATGGACGAGTGA
- a CDS encoding molybdopterin converting factor subunit 1 codes for MTTRLIYFAWVRERIGMPEEDVELPAGIETVADLLRWLQSRGEGYEHALQYPDVIRVAINQEHVDHREKIAGAREIALFPPMTGG; via the coding sequence ATGACGACCCGTCTCATCTATTTTGCCTGGGTTCGCGAAAGGATCGGCATGCCTGAGGAGGATGTCGAATTGCCCGCCGGCATCGAGACGGTCGCCGACCTTTTGCGCTGGCTGCAATCGCGGGGCGAAGGCTACGAACACGCACTGCAATATCCCGACGTGATCCGCGTTGCCATCAACCAGGAACATGTCGACCACCGCGAGAAGATAGCGGGCGCGCGCGAGATCGCGCTGTTCCCGCCGATGACCGGGGGCTGA
- a CDS encoding molybdopterin converting factor subunit 2 produces the protein MSAALVPSVRIQRQDFDVAAEIAGLTRGRADIGAVVTFSGLCRDEQGALSALELEHYPGMAEAEIGRIATEAVQRWPLQGLTVIHRHGKIVPGENIVLVVAASAHRQAAFEAANFLMDYLKSRAPFWKKEHRTDGSEGGWVEAKEADAQAAKRWKSSSE, from the coding sequence ATGTCGGCCGCTCTGGTGCCGAGCGTGCGCATCCAGCGCCAGGATTTCGACGTTGCCGCCGAGATCGCCGGGTTGACGCGAGGCCGTGCCGATATCGGCGCGGTGGTCACTTTCTCGGGTCTTTGCCGGGACGAGCAGGGCGCGCTCTCGGCATTGGAGCTTGAGCATTATCCCGGCATGGCGGAGGCCGAGATCGGCCGCATCGCCACCGAGGCGGTTCAGCGCTGGCCGCTGCAAGGCCTCACCGTCATCCACCGCCATGGCAAGATCGTGCCCGGGGAGAACATCGTGCTGGTGGTGGCCGCCTCGGCGCATCGCCAGGCGGCGTTCGAGGCGGCGAACTTCCTCATGGATTATCTGAAGTCACGGGCACCCTTCTGGAAGAAGGAGCATCGCACCGATGGTTCCGAGGGCGGCTGGGTCGAGGCCAAGGAAGCCGACGCCCAAGCGGCGAAGCGCTGGAAATCGTCCTCCGAATAA
- a CDS encoding Fe-S oxidoreductase: protein MKVALFVPCFIDAFYPEVGIATLELLERLGLDVDYPEEQTCCGQPMANSGAQKEAAGAEAVFVSNFAGYDYVVGPSASCINHVRSHLTAIEQTASVRHVRAAAYDLTEFLHDVLDVREFPWAEFPHRVGLHNSCSALRHLRQATASEIDEPPFSKPRALLEGVKGIEFVAPSRPDECCGFGGTFSVTEEAVSVRMGQDRVRDHLAAGAEYIVSGDMSCLMHQQGCADRMKLNARFIHIAQILNGARA, encoded by the coding sequence ATGAAAGTCGCTCTCTTTGTCCCGTGCTTTATCGATGCGTTCTATCCAGAGGTCGGCATTGCGACGCTCGAGCTGCTGGAGCGCCTGGGCCTCGATGTGGACTATCCCGAAGAGCAGACCTGCTGCGGTCAACCCATGGCCAACAGCGGCGCACAAAAGGAAGCGGCAGGCGCGGAGGCTGTCTTCGTCAGCAACTTCGCCGGCTACGATTATGTCGTCGGACCTTCGGCGAGTTGCATCAATCATGTGCGGTCCCACCTGACCGCGATCGAGCAGACTGCGTCCGTGCGTCACGTCAGGGCGGCGGCCTATGACCTGACCGAGTTTCTTCATGACGTGCTGGACGTGCGTGAGTTCCCCTGGGCGGAATTTCCACATCGCGTCGGGCTGCACAACAGCTGCAGCGCCCTCCGGCATCTGCGCCAGGCGACAGCATCCGAAATCGATGAGCCGCCGTTCTCGAAGCCGCGTGCCTTGCTGGAAGGCGTCAAGGGGATCGAGTTCGTCGCACCGTCTCGGCCGGATGAATGTTGTGGCTTCGGCGGCACGTTCTCCGTCACCGAAGAGGCCGTTTCCGTGCGAATGGGTCAGGACAGGGTACGTGATCATCTGGCCGCGGGCGCCGAATACATCGTGTCCGGCGACATGTCGTGCCTGATGCACCAGCAAGGCTGCGCCGATCGTATGAAGCTCAATGCGCGCTTCATCCACATTGCGCAAATTCTGAATGGCGCTCGGGCATGA
- a CDS encoding 4Fe-4S ferredoxin, translated as MSKRVDHAKAASNFLAKPDHVSFHDRRLWDLRLKRDAQAHGLPEWETLRDLASGIKEHTLSHLAQYVEQFVDAAEGNGVVVHFAADAREHNEIVFSLLSERGMTTLVKSKSMLTDECAMRAHLEPRGIVVMETDLGERIQQLDNQDPSHMVVPAVHKLRSDVAELFGRTIGTDPANSDIHYLAESQRMDTRPHFLRDKTAGMTGCNFAVAETGTVVVCTNEGNADLSANIPPLHIASIGIEKLIPRLSDLGVFIRMLSRSGLGSPITQYTSHFRSPRPGTEMHFILVDNGRSERLAMEDFWPSLKCIRCGACMNTCPVYRRSGGLSYGSTYSGPIGAIINPTFDLQRFSALPFASTLNGSCTSVCPVRINIHEQIYKWREVISARHETPFVKAEVLKMAGRLLASPTLYRATIASLGGALKRLPNFLLYNPLNIWGRQRDLPDAPVQTFRDWYRENRKQPR; from the coding sequence ATGAGCAAGCGGGTCGATCACGCCAAGGCCGCAAGCAATTTCCTCGCCAAGCCGGACCACGTGTCGTTCCACGACCGGCGGCTTTGGGATTTGCGGTTGAAGCGCGACGCACAGGCGCACGGCTTACCCGAATGGGAAACCCTTCGCGATCTCGCTTCCGGCATCAAGGAGCACACGCTCTCTCATCTCGCCCAGTACGTGGAGCAGTTTGTCGATGCGGCCGAAGGCAACGGCGTCGTCGTCCATTTTGCCGCCGACGCCCGCGAGCACAATGAGATCGTCTTCAGCCTTTTGTCCGAGCGCGGCATGACCACGCTGGTCAAGAGCAAGTCGATGCTCACCGACGAATGCGCGATGCGGGCCCATCTCGAGCCACGTGGCATCGTGGTGATGGAGACCGATCTCGGCGAACGTATTCAGCAGCTCGACAATCAGGACCCAAGCCACATGGTTGTTCCCGCGGTGCACAAGCTGCGCAGCGACGTGGCCGAGTTGTTTGGCCGCACCATCGGCACCGATCCCGCAAACAGCGACATCCATTACCTCGCCGAAAGCCAGCGCATGGACACGCGCCCGCACTTCCTGCGCGACAAGACGGCGGGCATGACCGGCTGCAATTTCGCGGTCGCGGAGACGGGCACAGTTGTCGTCTGCACCAACGAGGGCAACGCCGACCTGTCCGCCAACATTCCTCCTTTGCACATTGCCTCGATCGGCATCGAGAAACTGATACCGCGCCTTTCCGATCTCGGCGTCTTCATCCGGATGTTGTCACGCAGCGGGCTGGGTTCGCCGATCACGCAGTACACCTCGCATTTTCGCAGCCCCCGGCCAGGCACCGAGATGCACTTCATCCTGGTCGACAACGGCCGCTCTGAACGCCTCGCCATGGAGGACTTCTGGCCATCGCTGAAATGTATTCGCTGCGGCGCTTGCATGAATACCTGTCCGGTCTATCGCCGCAGCGGCGGCCTATCCTATGGCAGCACCTATTCGGGACCGATCGGAGCCATCATCAATCCGACCTTCGATCTGCAGCGTTTCAGCGCGCTGCCCTTTGCCTCGACGCTGAACGGCAGTTGCACCAGCGTCTGCCCGGTGCGCATCAACATCCACGAACAGATCTACAAATGGCGCGAGGTGATCAGCGCACGGCACGAGACACCGTTCGTCAAGGCGGAGGTGTTGAAGATGGCCGGGCGGCTGCTCGCCAGCCCGACATTGTATCGCGCCACCATTGCCTCGCTTGGCGGTGCCTTGAAACGGCTGCCCAACTTCCTGCTCTACAACCCGCTGAATATCTGGGGCCGGCAGCGCGACCTTCCCGATGCCCCAGTGCAAACCTTCCGCGACTGGTACCGCGAAAATCGGAAGCAGCCGAGATGA
- a CDS encoding nucleoside diphosphate kinase has protein sequence MALERTFSMIKPDATRRNLTGAITKMLEDAGLRVIASRRVWMSRREAEGFYAVHKDRPFFGELVEFMSSAPTIVQVLEGENAIAKNREVMGATNPANAAEGTIRKVHALSIGENSVHGSDAPETAAQEIKYWFSDTEIVG, from the coding sequence ATGGCGCTCGAACGCACCTTTTCCATGATCAAGCCGGACGCAACCCGGCGCAACCTCACCGGCGCCATCACCAAGATGCTCGAAGACGCCGGCCTGCGCGTCATCGCATCGCGCCGCGTGTGGATGAGCCGCCGTGAGGCCGAAGGCTTCTACGCCGTCCACAAGGACCGTCCGTTCTTCGGCGAGCTGGTCGAGTTCATGTCGTCGGCGCCGACGATCGTCCAGGTGCTGGAAGGCGAGAACGCCATTGCCAAGAACCGCGAAGTGATGGGCGCCACCAACCCGGCCAACGCCGCCGAAGGCACCATCCGCAAAGTGCATGCGCTGTCGATCGGCGAGAATTCGGTGCACGGTTCCGACGCGCCGGAAACCGCCGCGCAGGAGATCAAGTACTGGTTCTCGGACACCGAGATCGTCGGCTGA
- a CDS encoding lignin beta-ether hydrolase, with product MTILLYDLVGRDESRPFSPHCWKATMALAHKGLDISTAPTRFLEVPTIEGGASKTVPVIRDGDKVVTDSFAIALYLDEAYPDRPTLFGGEGGKAMARFIERWSQLTIHPYVTTAAIVDLHTMQDEENATYFRQSREQRLGKRLEDVVAGRDAGLAAFRASLEPLRSMLSYQPFIGGAAPLFADYIVFGALQWARIATPYQLLENSDVVAQWFARCLDLHGGLGRKVAAAA from the coding sequence ATGACCATTCTGCTTTATGATCTCGTCGGGCGTGATGAGAGCCGTCCGTTCAGCCCGCATTGCTGGAAGGCGACGATGGCGCTGGCTCACAAGGGGCTCGACATCTCAACCGCGCCGACGCGTTTTCTCGAGGTCCCTACCATCGAGGGTGGTGCTTCGAAAACCGTTCCGGTGATCCGCGACGGCGACAAGGTCGTCACCGATTCCTTCGCCATCGCGCTCTATCTCGACGAGGCCTACCCGGACCGGCCGACGCTGTTTGGCGGCGAAGGCGGCAAGGCGATGGCGCGCTTCATCGAGCGCTGGTCGCAATTGACCATCCACCCCTATGTCACCACCGCCGCGATCGTCGATCTCCACACCATGCAGGACGAGGAGAATGCCACCTATTTCCGCCAGAGCCGTGAGCAGCGCCTGGGCAAGCGGCTGGAAGACGTCGTCGCGGGCCGCGACGCCGGGCTGGCGGCGTTTCGGGCGTCGCTCGAGCCACTGCGCTCGATGCTGAGCTACCAGCCCTTCATTGGCGGCGCCGCACCGCTGTTTGCGGACTATATCGTCTTCGGCGCGCTGCAATGGGCGCGCATCGCTACGCCCTATCAGCTGCTCGAAAACAGCGACGTCGTGGCGCAATGGTTCGCCCGCTGCCTCGACCTGCATGGCGGGCTTGGACGAAAGGTCGCCGCGGCGGCCTAA
- a CDS encoding DinB family protein has protein sequence MKQHFMMFAAYNQWANGRIYDAAADLDEEEFNRDVGAFFGSLMGTLNHLLAADRIWMKRFTGEGDAPTALDAILHRALPNLRMAREAEDRRIIDWLGGLGDKALSGRFTYMTVSDMRTVSQRLAPALAHVFNHQTHHRGQAHMILTVLGRPSVPLDLAHFQRTEEGRAFA, from the coding sequence ATGAAACAGCACTTCATGATGTTTGCTGCGTACAATCAATGGGCCAATGGCCGCATCTACGATGCCGCCGCCGATCTCGATGAGGAGGAATTCAATCGCGATGTCGGCGCCTTCTTCGGCTCGCTGATGGGCACGCTCAACCATTTGCTCGCCGCCGATCGCATCTGGATGAAGCGCTTCACCGGCGAAGGCGATGCGCCGACAGCGCTGGATGCCATCCTGCACCGGGCCTTGCCCAATTTAAGGATGGCGCGCGAGGCGGAGGACCGGCGGATCATCGACTGGCTCGGCGGCTTGGGCGACAAGGCGCTGTCGGGCCGCTTCACCTATATGACGGTGTCGGATATGCGCACCGTCTCGCAGCGTCTGGCGCCCGCGCTGGCGCATGTCTTCAACCACCAGACCCATCATCGCGGCCAGGCGCATATGATCCTTACGGTTCTCGGCCGGCCTTCGGTGCCGCTCGATCTGGCGCATTTCCAGCGCACCGAAGAGGGCAGGGCTTTCGCCTGA
- a CDS encoding N-acetyltransferase GCN5, whose protein sequence is MTAGQKIEDQRLMDVQSMQPALAGKIVELKPLQPGHSQGLLLAASDGELWNLTATVVPGPATIDDYVACALAGRRTGTVMPYTIILRGTGAICGSTRFWKIDRMNRKLEIGHTWLSASVQRSGVNTEAKYLLLAHAFEAMACVRVQFTTDELNDASRAAILRIGAKQEGIVRNERIMPDGRKRNSVRFSIIDSEWPDVKAMLLQKMRR, encoded by the coding sequence ATGACCGCCGGTCAGAAAATTGAGGACCAACGGTTGATGGACGTCCAATCCATGCAACCCGCCCTGGCCGGCAAAATTGTTGAACTCAAGCCGCTTCAGCCTGGGCATTCGCAGGGCCTTCTGCTTGCAGCCTCGGACGGTGAGCTGTGGAACTTGACGGCCACCGTGGTTCCCGGGCCAGCCACGATCGATGACTATGTCGCCTGCGCCCTGGCCGGGCGAAGGACCGGAACCGTCATGCCCTATACAATCATCCTGCGCGGCACCGGAGCGATCTGTGGGAGTACGCGGTTCTGGAAGATCGACCGCATGAACAGAAAATTGGAGATTGGGCACACGTGGCTCAGCGCTTCGGTTCAGCGATCAGGGGTCAACACCGAAGCAAAGTACCTTCTCCTGGCCCATGCCTTCGAGGCCATGGCGTGTGTGCGGGTGCAGTTCACCACCGATGAACTCAATGACGCATCGAGAGCGGCCATTCTGCGGATAGGGGCAAAGCAGGAAGGGATCGTTCGCAATGAGCGGATCATGCCGGACGGCCGGAAACGCAATTCCGTGCGGTTCAGCATCATCGATTCAGAATGGCCTGACGTGAAGGCCATGCTTCTGCAGAAGATGCGGCGATAG
- a CDS encoding transcriptional regulator — MRLLSQVNLNSLKIVESAARHGNFTRAGEEQFITASAVSQRVKSLEDQLRFKIFQRGGNAVSLTPEGETYVSRVREALERIVAASMEATGQSQEHVLKISVLPTFAARWLFPRLPQFQRQYPDIVMRVSTSYATHEFTSSDFDLEIRYGDGQFNGLPSDLLFREDLTPVCSRKLFHEVLGHKPVSKVTPDDLKHFTLLHSDTCTQNWQSWLGFAGASFVLSETKSIYFDSCMMSYEAANAGMGFAVANRAYMASDIRAERLVAPFAVHHPNSAGWYFVSPNKSLAARKVLLFKQWVMAEAALTQRQLDSEAHDLAAEAV; from the coding sequence GTGCGTCTGCTCAGTCAGGTCAACCTCAATTCGCTGAAAATCGTGGAGAGTGCTGCGCGCCACGGCAATTTCACGCGAGCCGGCGAAGAGCAATTCATCACCGCTTCGGCGGTCAGCCAGCGCGTCAAAAGCCTGGAGGATCAGCTGCGCTTCAAGATCTTCCAGCGCGGCGGCAATGCGGTGTCGCTGACGCCGGAAGGCGAGACCTATGTCTCCCGCGTTCGCGAAGCGCTGGAGCGGATCGTCGCCGCCAGTATGGAGGCGACCGGGCAATCGCAGGAGCATGTGCTGAAGATATCCGTGCTGCCGACCTTTGCCGCGCGCTGGCTGTTTCCACGCCTGCCGCAATTCCAGCGGCAATATCCCGATATCGTGATGCGGGTTTCGACCTCCTACGCGACGCATGAGTTCACAAGCTCCGATTTCGACCTCGAAATCCGCTATGGCGACGGCCAGTTCAACGGGCTGCCATCCGATCTGCTGTTTCGGGAAGACCTCACGCCAGTGTGCAGCCGCAAGCTGTTCCATGAGGTTCTCGGCCACAAGCCGGTGTCAAAGGTGACACCGGACGACCTCAAGCACTTCACGCTTCTGCATTCCGACACCTGCACCCAGAACTGGCAATCCTGGCTTGGTTTCGCCGGCGCCAGCTTCGTGCTCAGCGAGACCAAAAGCATCTATTTCGACTCGTGCATGATGTCTTACGAGGCGGCCAATGCCGGAATGGGCTTTGCCGTGGCCAACCGTGCCTATATGGCCAGCGACATCCGCGCCGAAAGGCTAGTCGCGCCTTTCGCTGTCCACCATCCAAACAGTGCAGGCTGGTATTTCGTCTCCCCCAACAAGAGCCTTGCCGCACGCAAGGTGCTGCTGTTCAAGCAATGGGTGATGGCGGAAGCGGCTCTCACGCAACGCCAGTTGGATAGCGAAGCCCACGACCTGGCTGCCGAAGCTGTCTGA
- a CDS encoding EamA-like transporter family, which translates to MVAKSALVFAAGAVALWSTNALVGKSLLATHPVSQVQFLQFAGAALVFALIRFTSREGAPPVAPSGAFAAFVVGLIGLVGTMVLQYIAFASMPVIEANLVAYTWPLMVAAAVIAFENPRRPALLGLAAALGFVGVSLVISGGRDRTWFQGDLVGYFAAFGSALCMAFYSVTVGRLGTSPERLLLPSSLIGVALTLLWSAREGVAWPTGVDLALGLYLGAGPMGLGYYFWSRALKLEGSGKVAVVAYLTPIASTLLLTLSGERLTTTAIAGAVLVIGSCIAVGLERSEAQDYV; encoded by the coding sequence ATGGTAGCCAAATCCGCGCTGGTCTTTGCCGCCGGCGCGGTGGCTTTGTGGTCGACCAATGCCTTGGTCGGCAAATCCCTGCTGGCGACCCATCCGGTATCGCAGGTGCAGTTCCTGCAATTTGCGGGAGCTGCACTAGTCTTCGCCCTGATCCGGTTCACGAGCCGGGAGGGCGCCCCGCCGGTGGCGCCCAGCGGCGCGTTCGCAGCGTTCGTTGTCGGCCTCATCGGTCTGGTCGGCACCATGGTGCTGCAATACATCGCCTTCGCCTCGATGCCGGTGATCGAAGCCAATCTCGTCGCCTACACTTGGCCCCTGATGGTTGCAGCGGCAGTGATCGCCTTCGAAAATCCGCGGCGTCCGGCTTTGCTGGGCCTTGCCGCGGCCCTTGGGTTCGTCGGCGTCTCCCTCGTGATTTCGGGAGGGCGTGATCGCACCTGGTTCCAGGGCGATCTCGTCGGCTATTTCGCCGCATTTGGATCCGCATTGTGCATGGCGTTCTATTCGGTGACGGTGGGACGGCTCGGTACGTCGCCGGAGCGACTGTTGCTGCCCTCGTCGCTGATCGGCGTCGCCTTGACGCTTTTATGGTCAGCTCGCGAAGGCGTCGCTTGGCCGACCGGGGTGGATCTGGCGCTTGGGCTCTATCTCGGCGCCGGCCCGATGGGGCTGGGCTACTATTTCTGGTCGCGCGCCTTGAAGCTCGAAGGCAGCGGCAAGGTCGCGGTCGTCGCTTATCTCACGCCGATCGCGTCGACACTGCTGCTGACCCTGTCCGGTGAACGGCTGACGACGACCGCCATTGCCGGCGCCGTCCTCGTCATCGGCAGTTGTATCGCGGTCGGTCTGGAACGGTCGGAGGCGCAAGACTATGTTTGA
- a CDS encoding transcriptional regulator, translating to MDDFVANRVKELSNIEDKTVIELTADIVSAYVGNNPLPASGLPDLIASVSASVRKLAGAAVVESPSLVPAVNPKKSVFPDYIICLEDGKKFKSLKRHLRTDYGLSPDDYRAKWSLPPDYPMVAPNYSATRSALAKSTGLGRKPAAAPAAVAKGAKRKAAG from the coding sequence GTGGATGACTTTGTCGCAAATAGGGTGAAAGAATTGTCAAATATCGAGGATAAGACCGTTATCGAGCTAACGGCCGATATTGTCTCGGCCTATGTAGGCAACAATCCGCTTCCGGCTTCCGGCCTGCCTGACCTGATTGCCAGCGTGAGCGCATCGGTTCGAAAGCTGGCTGGTGCGGCCGTGGTGGAAAGCCCGAGCCTTGTTCCGGCTGTAAATCCGAAAAAGTCGGTGTTTCCCGACTACATCATCTGCCTGGAGGACGGAAAGAAGTTCAAGTCGCTCAAGCGACACCTCAGGACAGACTATGGTTTGAGCCCGGACGACTATCGGGCCAAATGGAGCCTGCCGCCGGATTACCCGATGGTCGCTCCGAATTACTCGGCGACCCGTTCGGCGCTGGCAAAGTCGACAGGGCTTGGCCGCAAACCGGCAGCAGCGCCGGCCGCCGTGGCAAAGGGAGCGAAGCGCAAGGCAGCTGGCTGA